From a region of the Chlorocebus sabaeus isolate Y175 chromosome 23, mChlSab1.0.hap1, whole genome shotgun sequence genome:
- the HNRNPH1 gene encoding heterogeneous nuclear ribonucleoprotein H isoform X3, which translates to MMLGTEGGEGFVVKVRGLPWSCSADEVQRFFSDCKIQNGAQGIRFIYTREGRPSGEAFVELESEDEVKLALKKDRETMGHRYVEVFKSNNVEMDWVLKHTGPNSPDTANDGFVRLRGLPFGCSKEEIVQFFSGLEIVPNGITLPVDFQGRSTGEAFVQFASQEIAEKALKKHKERIGHRYIEIFKSSRAEVRTHYDPPRKLMAMQRPGPYDRPGAGRGYNSIGRGAGFERMRRGAYGGGYGGYDDYNGYNDGYGFGSDRFGRDLNYCFSGMSDHRYGDGGSTFQSTTGHCVHMRGLPYRATENDIYNFFSPLNPVRVHIEIGPDGRVTGEADVEFATHEDAVAAMSKDKANMQHRYVELFLNSTAGASGGAYGSQMLGGMGLSNQSSYGGPASQQLSGGYGGGYGGQSSMSGYGNQGAMNSSYYSSGSRASLGVNGMGGMSSMSSMSGGWGM; encoded by the exons ATGATGTTGGGCACCGAAGGCGGAGAGGGATTCGTGGTGAAGGTCCGGGGCTTGCCCTGGTCTTGCTCGGCCGATGAAGTGCAGAGGTTTTTTTCTG ACTGCAAAATTCAAAATGGGGCTCAAGGTATTCGTTTCATCTACACCAGAGAAGGCAGACCAAGTGGCGAGGCTTTTGTTGAACTTGAATCAGAAGATGAAGTCAAATTGGCCctgaaaaaagacagagaaactaTGGGACACAGATATGTTGAAG TATTCAAGTCAAACAACGTTGAAATGGATTGGGTGTTGAAGCATACTGGTCCAAATAGTCCTGACACGGCCAATGATGGCTTTGTACGGCTTAGAGGACTTCCCTTTGGATGTAGCAAGGAAGAAATTGTTCAGTTCTTCTCAG GGTTGGAAATCGTGCCAAATGGGATAACATTGCCGGTGGACTTCCAGGGGAGGAGTACGGGGGAGGCCTTCGTGCAGTTTGCTTCACAGGAAATAGCTGAAAAGGCTCTAAAGAAACACAAGGAAAGAATAGGGCACAG GTATATTGAGATCTTTAAGAGCAGTAGAGCTGAAGTTAGAACTCATTATGATCCACCACGAAAGCTTATGGCCATGCAGCGGCCAGGTCCCTATGACAGACCTGGGGCTGGCAGAGGGTATAACAGCATTGGCAGAGGAGCTGGCTTTGAGAGGATGAGGCGCGGTGCTTACGGTGGAG GCTATGGAGGCTATGATGATTACAATGGCTATAATGATGGCTATGGATTTGGGTCAGATAGATTTGGAAGAG ACCTCAATTACTGTTTTTCAGGAATGTCTGATCACAGATACGGGGATGGTGGCTCTACTTTCCAGAGCACAACAGGACACTGTGTACACATGCGTGGATTACCTTACAGAGCTACTGAGAATGACATTTATAAT TTTTTTTCACCACTCAATCCTGTGAGAGTACACATTGAAATTGGTCCTGATGGCAGAGTAACTGGTGAAGCAGATGTTGAGTTTGCAACTCATGAAGATGCCGTGGCAGCTATGTCAAAAGACAAAGCAAATATGC aaCACAGATATGTAGAACTCTTCTTGAATTCTACAGCAGGAGCAAGCGGTGGTGCTTACGGTAGCCAAATGCTAGGAGGCATGGGTTTGT caaaccagtccaGTTACGGTGGCCCAGCCAGCCAGCAGCTGAGTGGAGGTTATGGAGGCGGCTATGGTGGCCAGAGCAGCATGAGTGGATACG
- the HNRNPH1 gene encoding heterogeneous nuclear ribonucleoprotein H isoform X4: MMLGTEGGEGFVVKVRGLPWSCSADEVQRFFSDCKIQNGAQGIRFIYTREGRPSGEAFVELESEDEVKLALKKDRETMGHRYVEVFKSNNVEMDWVLKHTGPNSPDTANDGFVRLRGLPFGCSKEEIVQFFSGLEIVPNGITLPVDFQGRSTGEAFVQFASQEIAEKALKKHKERIGHRYIEIFKSSRAEVRTHYDPPRKLMAMQRPGPYDRPGAGRGYNSIGRGAGFERMRRGAYGGGYGGYDDYNGYNDGYGFGSDRFGRDLNYCFSGMSDHRYGDGGSTFQSTTGHCVHMRGLPYRATENDIYNFFSPLNPVRVHIEIGPDGRVTGEADVEFATHEDAVAAMSKDKANMQHRYVELFLNSTAGASGGAYEHRYVELFLNSTAGASGGAYGSQMMGGMGLSNQSSYGGPASQQLSGGYGGGYGGQSSMSGYDQVLQENSSDFQSNIA, encoded by the exons ATGATGTTGGGCACCGAAGGCGGAGAGGGATTCGTGGTGAAGGTCCGGGGCTTGCCCTGGTCTTGCTCGGCCGATGAAGTGCAGAGGTTTTTTTCTG ACTGCAAAATTCAAAATGGGGCTCAAGGTATTCGTTTCATCTACACCAGAGAAGGCAGACCAAGTGGCGAGGCTTTTGTTGAACTTGAATCAGAAGATGAAGTCAAATTGGCCctgaaaaaagacagagaaactaTGGGACACAGATATGTTGAAG TATTCAAGTCAAACAACGTTGAAATGGATTGGGTGTTGAAGCATACTGGTCCAAATAGTCCTGACACGGCCAATGATGGCTTTGTACGGCTTAGAGGACTTCCCTTTGGATGTAGCAAGGAAGAAATTGTTCAGTTCTTCTCAG GGTTGGAAATCGTGCCAAATGGGATAACATTGCCGGTGGACTTCCAGGGGAGGAGTACGGGGGAGGCCTTCGTGCAGTTTGCTTCACAGGAAATAGCTGAAAAGGCTCTAAAGAAACACAAGGAAAGAATAGGGCACAG GTATATTGAGATCTTTAAGAGCAGTAGAGCTGAAGTTAGAACTCATTATGATCCACCACGAAAGCTTATGGCCATGCAGCGGCCAGGTCCCTATGACAGACCTGGGGCTGGCAGAGGGTATAACAGCATTGGCAGAGGAGCTGGCTTTGAGAGGATGAGGCGCGGTGCTTACGGTGGAG GCTATGGAGGCTATGATGATTACAATGGCTATAATGATGGCTATGGATTTGGGTCAGATAGATTTGGAAGAG ACCTCAATTACTGTTTTTCAGGAATGTCTGATCACAGATACGGGGATGGTGGCTCTACTTTCCAGAGCACAACAGGACACTGTGTACACATGCGTGGATTACCTTACAGAGCTACTGAGAATGACATTTATAAT TTTTTTTCACCACTCAATCCTGTGAGAGTACACATTGAAATTGGTCCTGATGGCAGAGTAACTGGTGAAGCAGATGTTGAGTTTGCAACTCATGAAGATGCCGTGGCAGCTATGTCAAAAGACAAAGCAAATATGC aaCACAGATATGTAGAACTCTTCTTGAATTCTACAGCAGGAGCAAGCGGTGGTGCTTACG AACACAGATATGTAGAACTCTTCTTGAATTCTACAGCAGGAGCAAGCGGTGGTGCTTATGGTAGCCAAATGATGGGAGGCATGGGCTTGT caaaccagtccaGTTACGGTGGCCCAGCCAGCCAGCAGCTGAGTGGAGGTTATGGAGGCGGCTATGGTGGCCAGAGCAGCATGAGTGGATACG ACCAAGTTTTACAGGAAAACTCCAGTGATTTTCAATCAAACATTGCATag
- the HNRNPH1 gene encoding heterogeneous nuclear ribonucleoprotein H isoform X6, whose amino-acid sequence MMLGTEGGEGFVVKVRGLPWSCSADEVQRFFSDCKIQNGAQGIRFIYTREGRPSGEAFVELESEDEVKLALKKDRETMGHRYVEVFKSNNVEMDWVLKHTGPNSPDTANDGFVRLRGLPFGCSKEEIVQFFSGLEIVPNGITLPVDFQGRSTGEAFVQFASQEIAEKALKKHKERIGHRYIEIFKSSRAEVRTHYDPPRKLMAMQRPGPYDRPGAGRGYNSIGRGAGFERMRRGAYGGGYGGYDDYNGYNDGYGFGSDRFGRDLNYCFSGMSDHRYGDGGSTFQSTTGHCVHMRGLPYRATENDIYNFFSPLNPVRVHIEIGPDGRVTGEADVEFATHEDAVAAMSKDKANMQHRYVELFLNSTAGASGGAYGSQMLGGMGLSNQSSYGGPASQQLSGGYGGGYGGQSSMSGYDQVLQENSSDFQSNIA is encoded by the exons ATGATGTTGGGCACCGAAGGCGGAGAGGGATTCGTGGTGAAGGTCCGGGGCTTGCCCTGGTCTTGCTCGGCCGATGAAGTGCAGAGGTTTTTTTCTG ACTGCAAAATTCAAAATGGGGCTCAAGGTATTCGTTTCATCTACACCAGAGAAGGCAGACCAAGTGGCGAGGCTTTTGTTGAACTTGAATCAGAAGATGAAGTCAAATTGGCCctgaaaaaagacagagaaactaTGGGACACAGATATGTTGAAG TATTCAAGTCAAACAACGTTGAAATGGATTGGGTGTTGAAGCATACTGGTCCAAATAGTCCTGACACGGCCAATGATGGCTTTGTACGGCTTAGAGGACTTCCCTTTGGATGTAGCAAGGAAGAAATTGTTCAGTTCTTCTCAG GGTTGGAAATCGTGCCAAATGGGATAACATTGCCGGTGGACTTCCAGGGGAGGAGTACGGGGGAGGCCTTCGTGCAGTTTGCTTCACAGGAAATAGCTGAAAAGGCTCTAAAGAAACACAAGGAAAGAATAGGGCACAG GTATATTGAGATCTTTAAGAGCAGTAGAGCTGAAGTTAGAACTCATTATGATCCACCACGAAAGCTTATGGCCATGCAGCGGCCAGGTCCCTATGACAGACCTGGGGCTGGCAGAGGGTATAACAGCATTGGCAGAGGAGCTGGCTTTGAGAGGATGAGGCGCGGTGCTTACGGTGGAG GCTATGGAGGCTATGATGATTACAATGGCTATAATGATGGCTATGGATTTGGGTCAGATAGATTTGGAAGAG ACCTCAATTACTGTTTTTCAGGAATGTCTGATCACAGATACGGGGATGGTGGCTCTACTTTCCAGAGCACAACAGGACACTGTGTACACATGCGTGGATTACCTTACAGAGCTACTGAGAATGACATTTATAAT TTTTTTTCACCACTCAATCCTGTGAGAGTACACATTGAAATTGGTCCTGATGGCAGAGTAACTGGTGAAGCAGATGTTGAGTTTGCAACTCATGAAGATGCCGTGGCAGCTATGTCAAAAGACAAAGCAAATATGC aaCACAGATATGTAGAACTCTTCTTGAATTCTACAGCAGGAGCAAGCGGTGGTGCTTACGGTAGCCAAATGCTAGGAGGCATGGGTTTGT caaaccagtccaGTTACGGTGGCCCAGCCAGCCAGCAGCTGAGTGGAGGTTATGGAGGCGGCTATGGTGGCCAGAGCAGCATGAGTGGATACG ACCAAGTTTTACAGGAAAACTCCAGTGATTTTCAATCAAACATTGCATag
- the HNRNPH1 gene encoding heterogeneous nuclear ribonucleoprotein H isoform X2: MMLGTEGGEGFVVKVRGLPWSCSADEVQRFFSDCKIQNGAQGIRFIYTREGRPSGEAFVELESEDEVKLALKKDRETMGHRYVEVFKSNNVEMDWVLKHTGPNSPDTANDGFVRLRGLPFGCSKEEIVQFFSGLEIVPNGITLPVDFQGRSTGEAFVQFASQEIAEKALKKHKERIGHRYIEIFKSSRAEVRTHYDPPRKLMAMQRPGPYDRPGAGRGYNSIGRGAGFERMRRGAYGGGYGGYDDYNGYNDGYGFGSDRFGRDLNYCFSGMSDHRYGDGGSTFQSTTGHCVHMRGLPYRATENDIYNFFSPLNPVRVHIEIGPDGRVTGEADVEFATHEDAVAAMSKDKANMQHRYVELFLNSTAGASGGAYEHRYVELFLNSTAGASGGAYANQSSYGGPASQQLSGGYGGGYGGQSSMSGYGNQGAMNSSYYSSGSRASLGVNGMGGMSSMSSMSGGWGM, encoded by the exons ATGATGTTGGGCACCGAAGGCGGAGAGGGATTCGTGGTGAAGGTCCGGGGCTTGCCCTGGTCTTGCTCGGCCGATGAAGTGCAGAGGTTTTTTTCTG ACTGCAAAATTCAAAATGGGGCTCAAGGTATTCGTTTCATCTACACCAGAGAAGGCAGACCAAGTGGCGAGGCTTTTGTTGAACTTGAATCAGAAGATGAAGTCAAATTGGCCctgaaaaaagacagagaaactaTGGGACACAGATATGTTGAAG TATTCAAGTCAAACAACGTTGAAATGGATTGGGTGTTGAAGCATACTGGTCCAAATAGTCCTGACACGGCCAATGATGGCTTTGTACGGCTTAGAGGACTTCCCTTTGGATGTAGCAAGGAAGAAATTGTTCAGTTCTTCTCAG GGTTGGAAATCGTGCCAAATGGGATAACATTGCCGGTGGACTTCCAGGGGAGGAGTACGGGGGAGGCCTTCGTGCAGTTTGCTTCACAGGAAATAGCTGAAAAGGCTCTAAAGAAACACAAGGAAAGAATAGGGCACAG GTATATTGAGATCTTTAAGAGCAGTAGAGCTGAAGTTAGAACTCATTATGATCCACCACGAAAGCTTATGGCCATGCAGCGGCCAGGTCCCTATGACAGACCTGGGGCTGGCAGAGGGTATAACAGCATTGGCAGAGGAGCTGGCTTTGAGAGGATGAGGCGCGGTGCTTACGGTGGAG GCTATGGAGGCTATGATGATTACAATGGCTATAATGATGGCTATGGATTTGGGTCAGATAGATTTGGAAGAG ACCTCAATTACTGTTTTTCAGGAATGTCTGATCACAGATACGGGGATGGTGGCTCTACTTTCCAGAGCACAACAGGACACTGTGTACACATGCGTGGATTACCTTACAGAGCTACTGAGAATGACATTTATAAT TTTTTTTCACCACTCAATCCTGTGAGAGTACACATTGAAATTGGTCCTGATGGCAGAGTAACTGGTGAAGCAGATGTTGAGTTTGCAACTCATGAAGATGCCGTGGCAGCTATGTCAAAAGACAAAGCAAATATGC aaCACAGATATGTAGAACTCTTCTTGAATTCTACAGCAGGAGCAAGCGGTGGTGCTTACG AACACAGATATGTAGAACTCTTCTTGAATTCTACAGCAGGAGCAAGCGGTGGTGCTTATG caaaccagtccaGTTACGGTGGCCCAGCCAGCCAGCAGCTGAGTGGAGGTTATGGAGGCGGCTATGGTGGCCAGAGCAGCATGAGTGGATACG
- the HNRNPH1 gene encoding heterogeneous nuclear ribonucleoprotein H isoform X5, whose protein sequence is MMLGTEGGEGFVVKVRGLPWSCSADEVQRFFSDCKIQNGAQGIRFIYTREGRPSGEAFVELESEDEVKLALKKDRETMGHRYVEVFKSNNVEMDWVLKHTGPNSPDTANDGFVRLRGLPFGCSKEEIVQFFSGLEIVPNGITLPVDFQGRSTGEAFVQFASQEIAEKALKKHKERIGHRYIEIFKSSRAEVRTHYDPPRKLMAMQRPGPYDRPGAGRGYNSIGRGAGFERMRRGAYGGGYGGYDDYNGYNDGYGFGSDRFGRDLNYCFSGMSDHRYGDGGSTFQSTTGHCVHMRGLPYRATENDIYNFFSPLNPVRVHIEIGPDGRVTGEADVEFATHEDAVAAMSKDKANMQHRYVELFLNSTAGASGGAYEHRYVELFLNSTAGASGGAYANQSSYGGPASQQLSGGYGGGYGGQSSMSGYDQVLQENSSDFQSNIA, encoded by the exons ATGATGTTGGGCACCGAAGGCGGAGAGGGATTCGTGGTGAAGGTCCGGGGCTTGCCCTGGTCTTGCTCGGCCGATGAAGTGCAGAGGTTTTTTTCTG ACTGCAAAATTCAAAATGGGGCTCAAGGTATTCGTTTCATCTACACCAGAGAAGGCAGACCAAGTGGCGAGGCTTTTGTTGAACTTGAATCAGAAGATGAAGTCAAATTGGCCctgaaaaaagacagagaaactaTGGGACACAGATATGTTGAAG TATTCAAGTCAAACAACGTTGAAATGGATTGGGTGTTGAAGCATACTGGTCCAAATAGTCCTGACACGGCCAATGATGGCTTTGTACGGCTTAGAGGACTTCCCTTTGGATGTAGCAAGGAAGAAATTGTTCAGTTCTTCTCAG GGTTGGAAATCGTGCCAAATGGGATAACATTGCCGGTGGACTTCCAGGGGAGGAGTACGGGGGAGGCCTTCGTGCAGTTTGCTTCACAGGAAATAGCTGAAAAGGCTCTAAAGAAACACAAGGAAAGAATAGGGCACAG GTATATTGAGATCTTTAAGAGCAGTAGAGCTGAAGTTAGAACTCATTATGATCCACCACGAAAGCTTATGGCCATGCAGCGGCCAGGTCCCTATGACAGACCTGGGGCTGGCAGAGGGTATAACAGCATTGGCAGAGGAGCTGGCTTTGAGAGGATGAGGCGCGGTGCTTACGGTGGAG GCTATGGAGGCTATGATGATTACAATGGCTATAATGATGGCTATGGATTTGGGTCAGATAGATTTGGAAGAG ACCTCAATTACTGTTTTTCAGGAATGTCTGATCACAGATACGGGGATGGTGGCTCTACTTTCCAGAGCACAACAGGACACTGTGTACACATGCGTGGATTACCTTACAGAGCTACTGAGAATGACATTTATAAT TTTTTTTCACCACTCAATCCTGTGAGAGTACACATTGAAATTGGTCCTGATGGCAGAGTAACTGGTGAAGCAGATGTTGAGTTTGCAACTCATGAAGATGCCGTGGCAGCTATGTCAAAAGACAAAGCAAATATGC aaCACAGATATGTAGAACTCTTCTTGAATTCTACAGCAGGAGCAAGCGGTGGTGCTTACG AACACAGATATGTAGAACTCTTCTTGAATTCTACAGCAGGAGCAAGCGGTGGTGCTTATG caaaccagtccaGTTACGGTGGCCCAGCCAGCCAGCAGCTGAGTGGAGGTTATGGAGGCGGCTATGGTGGCCAGAGCAGCATGAGTGGATACG ACCAAGTTTTACAGGAAAACTCCAGTGATTTTCAATCAAACATTGCATag
- the HNRNPH1 gene encoding heterogeneous nuclear ribonucleoprotein H isoform X8, with amino-acid sequence MAMQRPGPYDRPGAGRGYNSIGRGAGFERMRRGAYGGGYGGYDDYNGYNDGYGFGSDRFGRDLNYCFSGMSDHRYGDGGSTFQSTTGHCVHMRGLPYRATENDIYNFFSPLNPVRVHIEIGPDGRVTGEADVEFATHEDAVAAMSKDKANMQHRYVELFLNSTAGASGGAYEHRYVELFLNSTAGASGGAYGSQMMGGMGLSNQSSYGGPASQQLSGGYGGGYGGQSSMSGYDQVLQENSSDFQSNIA; translated from the exons ATGGCCATGCAGCGGCCAGGTCCCTATGACAGACCTGGGGCTGGCAGAGGGTATAACAGCATTGGCAGAGGAGCTGGCTTTGAGAGGATGAGGCGCGGTGCTTACGGTGGAG GCTATGGAGGCTATGATGATTACAATGGCTATAATGATGGCTATGGATTTGGGTCAGATAGATTTGGAAGAG ACCTCAATTACTGTTTTTCAGGAATGTCTGATCACAGATACGGGGATGGTGGCTCTACTTTCCAGAGCACAACAGGACACTGTGTACACATGCGTGGATTACCTTACAGAGCTACTGAGAATGACATTTATAAT TTTTTTTCACCACTCAATCCTGTGAGAGTACACATTGAAATTGGTCCTGATGGCAGAGTAACTGGTGAAGCAGATGTTGAGTTTGCAACTCATGAAGATGCCGTGGCAGCTATGTCAAAAGACAAAGCAAATATGC aaCACAGATATGTAGAACTCTTCTTGAATTCTACAGCAGGAGCAAGCGGTGGTGCTTACG AACACAGATATGTAGAACTCTTCTTGAATTCTACAGCAGGAGCAAGCGGTGGTGCTTATGGTAGCCAAATGATGGGAGGCATGGGCTTGT caaaccagtccaGTTACGGTGGCCCAGCCAGCCAGCAGCTGAGTGGAGGTTATGGAGGCGGCTATGGTGGCCAGAGCAGCATGAGTGGATACG ACCAAGTTTTACAGGAAAACTCCAGTGATTTTCAATCAAACATTGCATag
- the HNRNPH1 gene encoding heterogeneous nuclear ribonucleoprotein H isoform X1 produces MMLGTEGGEGFVVKVRGLPWSCSADEVQRFFSDCKIQNGAQGIRFIYTREGRPSGEAFVELESEDEVKLALKKDRETMGHRYVEVFKSNNVEMDWVLKHTGPNSPDTANDGFVRLRGLPFGCSKEEIVQFFSGLEIVPNGITLPVDFQGRSTGEAFVQFASQEIAEKALKKHKERIGHRYIEIFKSSRAEVRTHYDPPRKLMAMQRPGPYDRPGAGRGYNSIGRGAGFERMRRGAYGGGYGGYDDYNGYNDGYGFGSDRFGRDLNYCFSGMSDHRYGDGGSTFQSTTGHCVHMRGLPYRATENDIYNFFSPLNPVRVHIEIGPDGRVTGEADVEFATHEDAVAAMSKDKANMQHRYVELFLNSTAGASGGAYEHRYVELFLNSTAGASGGAYGSQMMGGMGLSNQSSYGGPASQQLSGGYGGGYGGQSSMSGYGNQGAMNSSYYSSGSRASLGVNGMGGMSSMSSMSGGWGM; encoded by the exons ATGATGTTGGGCACCGAAGGCGGAGAGGGATTCGTGGTGAAGGTCCGGGGCTTGCCCTGGTCTTGCTCGGCCGATGAAGTGCAGAGGTTTTTTTCTG ACTGCAAAATTCAAAATGGGGCTCAAGGTATTCGTTTCATCTACACCAGAGAAGGCAGACCAAGTGGCGAGGCTTTTGTTGAACTTGAATCAGAAGATGAAGTCAAATTGGCCctgaaaaaagacagagaaactaTGGGACACAGATATGTTGAAG TATTCAAGTCAAACAACGTTGAAATGGATTGGGTGTTGAAGCATACTGGTCCAAATAGTCCTGACACGGCCAATGATGGCTTTGTACGGCTTAGAGGACTTCCCTTTGGATGTAGCAAGGAAGAAATTGTTCAGTTCTTCTCAG GGTTGGAAATCGTGCCAAATGGGATAACATTGCCGGTGGACTTCCAGGGGAGGAGTACGGGGGAGGCCTTCGTGCAGTTTGCTTCACAGGAAATAGCTGAAAAGGCTCTAAAGAAACACAAGGAAAGAATAGGGCACAG GTATATTGAGATCTTTAAGAGCAGTAGAGCTGAAGTTAGAACTCATTATGATCCACCACGAAAGCTTATGGCCATGCAGCGGCCAGGTCCCTATGACAGACCTGGGGCTGGCAGAGGGTATAACAGCATTGGCAGAGGAGCTGGCTTTGAGAGGATGAGGCGCGGTGCTTACGGTGGAG GCTATGGAGGCTATGATGATTACAATGGCTATAATGATGGCTATGGATTTGGGTCAGATAGATTTGGAAGAG ACCTCAATTACTGTTTTTCAGGAATGTCTGATCACAGATACGGGGATGGTGGCTCTACTTTCCAGAGCACAACAGGACACTGTGTACACATGCGTGGATTACCTTACAGAGCTACTGAGAATGACATTTATAAT TTTTTTTCACCACTCAATCCTGTGAGAGTACACATTGAAATTGGTCCTGATGGCAGAGTAACTGGTGAAGCAGATGTTGAGTTTGCAACTCATGAAGATGCCGTGGCAGCTATGTCAAAAGACAAAGCAAATATGC aaCACAGATATGTAGAACTCTTCTTGAATTCTACAGCAGGAGCAAGCGGTGGTGCTTACG AACACAGATATGTAGAACTCTTCTTGAATTCTACAGCAGGAGCAAGCGGTGGTGCTTATGGTAGCCAAATGATGGGAGGCATGGGCTTGT caaaccagtccaGTTACGGTGGCCCAGCCAGCCAGCAGCTGAGTGGAGGTTATGGAGGCGGCTATGGTGGCCAGAGCAGCATGAGTGGATACG